The following proteins are co-located in the Candidatus Nanosynbacter sp. HMT-352 genome:
- a CDS encoding HNH endonuclease family protein: MRVNKIRRRQVVIALVILIVGVAVWASRISQPEPQTIQASTQRELFGNSNAKVELEKIEVKGRAPKTGYSRKQFGNGWGKINGCSVREVILARDLTDEKIDEKCRVLSGVLNDPYTGQTIQFQRGEKTSSKVQIDHVVALSDAWQKGAQQISPEEREKLANDPLNLLAVDGPANQAKGDGDAATWLPSNKPFRCQYIARQVAVKRKYRLWVTEAEKNAMSGILEKCTEVN; encoded by the coding sequence ATGAGGGTGAATAAAATACGACGTCGGCAAGTGGTGATTGCGCTGGTAATTCTGATAGTCGGCGTGGCGGTTTGGGCTTCGCGAATTTCACAACCCGAGCCTCAGACAATTCAAGCTTCAACTCAACGAGAATTATTTGGCAATTCGAACGCCAAAGTAGAATTGGAAAAGATAGAAGTTAAAGGACGTGCGCCAAAAACTGGTTATTCCAGAAAGCAATTCGGCAATGGCTGGGGTAAAATTAACGGCTGCTCTGTGCGGGAAGTGATTCTGGCTCGAGATTTGACGGATGAGAAAATTGATGAAAAATGTCGAGTTTTGTCGGGTGTGCTGAATGATCCGTACACCGGTCAAACAATTCAATTTCAGCGCGGCGAAAAAACCAGCTCTAAGGTTCAGATTGATCACGTCGTGGCTTTGAGTGATGCTTGGCAAAAGGGTGCGCAGCAAATTTCTCCAGAAGAGCGAGAGAAATTGGCGAACGATCCGTTAAATCTGTTGGCGGTTGACGGCCCAGCGAACCAAGCCAAAGGCGACGGCGATGCGGCGACTTGGCTACCGAGTAATAAACCTTTTAGATGTCAATATATTGCGCGACAAGTGGCTGTGAAACGAAAATATCGCTTGTGGGTAACGGAAGCTGAAAAAAACGCAATGTCGGGAATTTTGGAAAAATGTACTGAAGTAAATTGA
- a CDS encoding PIN/TRAM domain-containing protein — MKDFYGLIIITMLLGLAAEVYLLAKPRRNSSVGAAPILVDTSVLMDGRVTELAKTGFLLGKIIVPRSVLTELQLLADGADHDKRERARFGMDVVKELKDILKSSFELYDDNIRVPEGVDSRLLKLAKEMDAAVLTLDYNLNKVAQVDGVKVLNINELAKSLRMSYLPGDELDLELSQKGQDSHQAVGYLKDGTMVVVENAKRYIGQTKKIEIIRSLQTDAGKMMFAKLVVEQKKPVKQKTSVPKKRTNGRSKTSAQHEAELINLVNKQ, encoded by the coding sequence ATGAAAGATTTTTACGGATTGATAATAATTACGATGTTGCTTGGCTTGGCGGCTGAGGTTTATCTCTTGGCGAAACCGCGACGAAATTCGTCAGTGGGCGCGGCACCGATTTTGGTCGACACATCAGTACTCATGGACGGGCGAGTGACTGAGCTAGCGAAGACTGGATTTTTGCTAGGTAAAATTATTGTGCCAAGGAGCGTATTGACAGAATTGCAATTATTAGCCGACGGCGCAGACCATGACAAGCGGGAAAGGGCGCGATTCGGCATGGATGTCGTGAAGGAACTTAAGGATATTTTGAAGTCTTCATTCGAGCTTTACGATGACAATATTCGTGTGCCGGAGGGCGTGGATTCTCGATTGCTAAAATTGGCGAAGGAGATGGACGCGGCAGTGTTGACGCTTGATTACAACTTGAATAAGGTGGCGCAAGTTGACGGCGTTAAGGTTTTGAATATCAATGAGCTGGCGAAAAGTTTGAGGATGAGTTATTTGCCTGGTGACGAGCTGGATTTGGAACTGTCGCAGAAGGGGCAAGATTCTCATCAGGCAGTTGGCTATTTGAAAGATGGAACGATGGTGGTTGTCGAGAATGCCAAGCGCTACATTGGGCAAACGAAGAAAATTGAGATTATCCGAAGTTTGCAGACCGACGCTGGAAAAATGATGTTTGCGAAGCTTGTGGTTGAACAGAAAAAACCTGTAAAGCAGAAGACCAGCGTTCCTAAAAAGCGCACAAATGGTCGCTCAAAAACATCAGCTCAACACGAGGCTGAGCTGATTAATTTGGTGAATAAACAATAG
- the nusA gene encoding transcription termination factor NusA translates to MRKYSSGRQVGVFRLWKFETEKDIINKKENVMEDLNIKQLTLAVRTIAEEKNLPEETVLSVIEQAIAAAWRRDNGTRDQLVRASLNINNGTAVVSVVKTVVEEVENDANQIDLEEAKEIDPAAELGGEVVMETHNVTTFGRVAAQTAKQVILQRLREAEREVVLAEFEDKIGTVVIGTVQRVEPRVVRIELGKAVGIMPQSEQITGEYYGVGRRIKVYIKDIEREGRGPQLILSRGNEEFVRFLFNQEVPEMETGAVEIKAIAREAGRRTKLAVSSALPGVDPVGTFVGGHGARVQAVMNEIGEQEKIDIIPYEEDAAGFIANAMSPAEVLSVTVNEDEKRATVYVSEDQQSIAIGRAGQNVRLASRLTGYELDIEAKAPIKAEPKPRKNIEDSLMSVVEEVAE, encoded by the coding sequence ATGAGAAAGTACTCATCCGGCCGGCAGGTCGGAGTTTTTCGTTTATGGAAGTTTGAGACGGAAAAAGATATAATTAATAAGAAGGAGAATGTAATGGAAGACTTGAACATTAAGCAGTTGACGTTGGCAGTTCGTACGATTGCTGAGGAAAAAAACTTGCCAGAAGAAACAGTTTTGAGCGTGATTGAACAGGCGATTGCGGCGGCTTGGCGTCGTGATAACGGCACACGTGACCAGTTGGTTCGCGCAAGCTTGAATATCAATAACGGTACGGCTGTCGTGTCGGTTGTTAAAACTGTTGTTGAAGAAGTTGAGAATGACGCCAATCAAATCGACCTAGAGGAAGCTAAGGAGATAGATCCTGCGGCTGAACTTGGCGGTGAAGTTGTGATGGAAACTCATAACGTGACGACTTTTGGTCGAGTTGCAGCCCAGACTGCTAAGCAAGTGATTTTGCAGCGTTTGCGCGAAGCTGAGCGTGAAGTTGTTTTGGCGGAATTTGAGGATAAAATCGGTACGGTTGTTATCGGTACGGTTCAGCGAGTTGAGCCACGTGTCGTGCGAATTGAGCTTGGCAAGGCTGTCGGAATTATGCCTCAGAGTGAGCAAATTACTGGTGAATATTATGGTGTTGGTCGTCGAATTAAGGTTTACATTAAGGATATTGAGCGCGAAGGCCGCGGTCCGCAATTGATTCTTAGCCGTGGCAATGAAGAGTTTGTGCGATTCTTGTTCAATCAAGAAGTTCCAGAGATGGAAACTGGTGCGGTTGAGATTAAGGCAATCGCTCGCGAGGCTGGTCGCCGAACTAAATTGGCGGTTTCTTCAGCGCTACCTGGCGTTGATCCAGTTGGTACGTTTGTTGGTGGTCACGGCGCCCGCGTTCAGGCTGTGATGAATGAAATTGGTGAGCAGGAAAAAATTGACATTATTCCATACGAGGAAGATGCGGCTGGATTTATTGCTAATGCGATGAGCCCGGCAGAGGTTTTGAGCGTGACTGTCAATGAAGACGAGAAGCGTGCGACGGTTTATGTTAGCGAAGATCAGCAATCAATAGCAATCGGTCGTGCTGGACAGAATGTTCGCTTGGCAAGTCGATTGACTGGCTATGAGTTAGACATCGAAGCAAAAGCTCCTATTAAGGCGGAGCCAAAACCTCGAAAGAATATTGAGGATAGCTTGATGAGCGTAGTTGAGGAGGTGGCGGAATAA
- the radA gene encoding DNA repair protein RadA yields the protein MAKARSQFVCQQCGASFSKWAGRCENCGEWNSLVEQVVSSGGSSVVDKSAGRGKALKTSSIREAVSEPGLERLSTGIDDLDAVLGGGFLVGGVVLVAGQPGIGKSTLLAQVAAHIAKTKSVLYVSGEESVSQVKLRAERLGAADSEKMQLASSNSAEDIAASIQQGGYDLAIVDSVQTISLSEISSAPGSVSQITNSSNVIIRAAKASGTAVILVGHVTKEGSIAGPKILEHLVDVVLNFEGDRYGGFRVVRAQKNRYGSTNEAAIFEMDEQGLRIVKNPSAELLAERQNLDGSIVLATMEGARPLLVEIQALVNSTNFGYPKRTASGFDLNRLNLLVAVLEKRTKLKLADKDIYVNVVGGLKLNDPAADLAVAMAIASASAGRSLDEGAVVFGEIGLGGEVRSATNWQARIKEAKKLGFTYAIAPKVHKDKFIKGVSDMRQALIDYLQ from the coding sequence ATGGCGAAAGCTAGAAGTCAATTTGTTTGTCAGCAGTGCGGGGCTAGCTTTTCAAAGTGGGCTGGCAGGTGTGAAAATTGTGGGGAATGGAATTCGCTAGTCGAGCAGGTCGTTTCTTCTGGCGGGTCATCTGTTGTCGATAAATCTGCCGGGCGCGGCAAAGCCTTGAAAACGTCTAGTATTCGTGAGGCTGTCTCTGAGCCTGGATTAGAAAGATTAAGCACGGGAATTGATGATTTGGACGCTGTTTTGGGCGGCGGTTTTCTGGTTGGCGGCGTGGTGTTGGTAGCGGGTCAGCCAGGAATTGGGAAAAGTACGCTTTTGGCGCAAGTTGCGGCACATATCGCCAAGACAAAATCGGTGTTGTATGTAAGCGGCGAGGAGTCAGTTTCTCAGGTGAAGCTTCGTGCGGAGCGTTTGGGTGCGGCTGATTCGGAAAAAATGCAACTCGCCTCCAGTAATAGCGCGGAAGATATTGCGGCGTCAATTCAGCAAGGCGGGTATGATCTGGCGATTGTCGATTCGGTTCAGACAATTTCTCTCAGCGAGATTTCCTCGGCTCCGGGGTCGGTTAGTCAGATTACCAACTCGTCAAATGTAATTATTCGTGCCGCCAAAGCTTCGGGCACGGCGGTGATTTTGGTTGGTCACGTCACCAAAGAGGGTTCGATTGCTGGGCCAAAGATATTAGAGCATTTGGTGGACGTTGTGCTGAATTTTGAGGGTGATCGATATGGCGGTTTTCGAGTTGTTCGGGCGCAGAAGAACCGATACGGATCGACTAATGAAGCGGCGATTTTTGAGATGGACGAGCAGGGGTTAAGAATCGTGAAGAATCCGTCGGCGGAACTTCTGGCGGAGCGTCAGAATCTGGATGGGTCAATTGTGCTGGCAACCATGGAAGGTGCACGTCCGCTTTTGGTGGAAATTCAGGCGCTAGTTAATTCGACGAATTTTGGCTATCCTAAGCGCACGGCGAGTGGTTTTGATCTGAATCGATTGAATCTGTTGGTGGCGGTTTTGGAGAAGCGAACGAAGTTAAAATTGGCGGACAAAGATATTTATGTCAATGTGGTCGGCGGGCTGAAATTAAATGATCCAGCGGCCGATTTGGCTGTGGCGATGGCGATTGCTAGCGCTAGCGCTGGACGAAGTCTGGATGAAGGTGCTGTGGTGTTTGGCGAGATTGGTTTGGGCGGTGAGGTTCGCTCGGCGACGAATTGGCAAGCTCGAATTAAAGAGGCGAAGAAGCTGGGCTTCACTTATGCGATTGCGCCAAAAGTTCATAAAGATAAATTTATAAAAGGCGTCAGTGATATGCGACAGGCGCTAATTGACTATTTACAATAG
- a CDS encoding ATP-dependent Clp protease ATP-binding subunit, which translates to MSEDFSELEPRLTETARASLGRAGFLAHNEGSEYVGTEHILLGVLAQNSSLGAKILAENGVTLDRAEMALNLTAKPLVITIVSKGLSAEVVELIRIAWQLAVEFGQEKIGTEHIVYGMLQQHEARATKLLRDMNVDIDNLRGSLEDVFDKQQFESLQSERSTTSKNSGDLRVLEKFGVDLTRRASEGFLDPVIGRASEIQRMITILGRRSKNNPALIGEPGVGKTAVVEGLAQRIADNKVPEFLKGKRLFQLDLTAMIAGTKYRGQFEERLQKVLAVAKKHQEVILFIDELHLLVGAGSAEGSMDAANVLKPALSRGEVRLIGATTFDEYRKHIEKDAALSRRFQSVTINEPSPEEAVEMMRGLRGKLAKHHQVQIPDEMLTEAVDLSQRYVTERFLPDKAIDVIDEAASLLKSSLPIKLSRKDKLARQIKRLAGKIDAAVEAENYEKAAEFKMQMRQLELQAEALKDEVSDEPVLTDEYLRRAVSAMTNIPIDRLSLNQMKDLIRLEKRLSQSVLGQNEAIEQLARAIRRNKAGLNRQSGPLGSFIFLGPTGVGKTELARVLAREVFGGDDSLIKIDMSEFSERHTASRLIGAPAGYVGYEDGGKLTDKVRRRPYNVVLFDEIEKAHPDVLNLLLQILEDGKLSDSHGRTVSFRQTIIILTSNVGAEQMIQDSELGFGMSGQKKSASENRHEKNSRAALRELEEFLRPELIGRFDNVITFKPLSRSVVRKIFDNLTSDLIKAVGQHGMTLDITSSAKRWLIDRGFDEQRGVRVLRRTIQSELADPLSDVLLSNKAKPGDTLEAKIDNDKVVINVNRA; encoded by the coding sequence ATGTCAGAAGATTTTTCTGAATTAGAACCTCGGCTGACGGAAACGGCTCGAGCCAGTTTGGGGCGGGCTGGTTTTCTGGCGCATAATGAGGGGAGTGAATATGTTGGCACGGAGCATATTTTGCTTGGTGTGTTGGCGCAAAATTCGTCATTGGGCGCAAAGATTTTGGCGGAAAATGGCGTAACTTTGGATCGAGCGGAAATGGCGTTGAACCTGACCGCAAAGCCGCTGGTGATTACGATTGTAAGTAAGGGTTTGAGCGCTGAAGTCGTTGAATTGATAAGAATTGCCTGGCAACTAGCGGTTGAATTTGGACAGGAAAAAATTGGCACGGAACATATAGTTTATGGAATGCTGCAGCAGCACGAGGCGCGAGCGACTAAATTGCTGCGGGATATGAACGTTGACATTGACAATCTGCGTGGAAGTTTGGAAGATGTGTTTGATAAACAGCAGTTTGAATCTCTGCAGAGTGAGCGTAGTACGACAAGTAAAAACTCCGGCGATTTGCGAGTTTTGGAGAAATTCGGTGTCGATTTGACGCGGCGTGCCAGTGAAGGATTTTTGGATCCGGTGATTGGTCGAGCGTCGGAAATTCAGCGAATGATCACGATTTTGGGTCGGCGGAGTAAGAATAATCCAGCGCTGATTGGCGAACCTGGCGTCGGTAAAACTGCGGTCGTTGAGGGCTTGGCACAAAGAATTGCTGATAATAAAGTCCCTGAATTTTTGAAAGGTAAGCGACTTTTTCAATTGGATTTGACGGCGATGATTGCTGGGACGAAATACCGCGGGCAATTTGAGGAGCGATTGCAAAAAGTTCTGGCGGTCGCCAAAAAACATCAAGAAGTTATTTTGTTTATTGACGAGTTGCATCTGTTGGTTGGCGCTGGTTCGGCCGAAGGTTCGATGGACGCGGCGAACGTATTGAAGCCAGCGTTGTCGCGAGGCGAGGTACGGCTAATTGGCGCGACGACGTTTGATGAATATCGAAAACATATCGAAAAAGATGCCGCGTTGTCACGGCGCTTCCAGTCGGTGACGATCAATGAGCCATCGCCAGAAGAGGCGGTAGAAATGATGCGAGGTTTGAGAGGAAAATTAGCTAAGCATCATCAAGTTCAGATTCCTGACGAAATGTTGACTGAGGCGGTGGATTTGAGTCAGCGTTACGTGACGGAGCGATTTTTGCCAGATAAAGCGATCGACGTGATTGACGAGGCGGCGAGTTTATTGAAGTCTAGTTTGCCAATAAAATTGTCGCGTAAGGACAAGTTGGCTCGCCAAATTAAGCGATTGGCTGGGAAAATTGACGCCGCGGTCGAGGCTGAAAATTACGAAAAGGCTGCAGAGTTTAAGATGCAAATGAGGCAATTGGAATTGCAAGCCGAAGCGCTGAAAGATGAAGTCAGTGATGAGCCGGTGTTGACTGATGAATATTTGCGTCGAGCGGTTTCGGCAATGACGAATATTCCGATTGACAGATTATCGTTGAATCAGATGAAGGATTTGATCCGCCTGGAGAAGCGGCTGAGCCAGAGCGTTCTTGGTCAGAATGAAGCGATTGAGCAGCTGGCGCGCGCGATTCGTCGCAATAAAGCTGGGCTAAATCGTCAGAGTGGGCCGCTTGGGTCGTTTATCTTTCTGGGTCCGACTGGAGTTGGTAAGACGGAATTGGCGCGAGTTCTGGCGCGTGAAGTTTTTGGCGGCGATGATAGCTTGATTAAAATTGACATGAGCGAGTTTTCTGAACGTCACACGGCTAGTCGTCTTATCGGTGCGCCGGCTGGTTATGTTGGCTATGAGGATGGCGGGAAATTAACGGATAAAGTTCGTCGTCGACCATATAACGTGGTGTTGTTCGATGAGATTGAAAAGGCGCATCCTGACGTTCTGAATTTGCTTTTGCAGATTTTGGAGGACGGCAAGTTAAGCGATTCTCACGGACGAACGGTGAGTTTTCGGCAGACGATTATCATCTTGACAAGCAACGTCGGCGCCGAGCAAATGATTCAGGATTCGGAGCTGGGATTTGGCATGTCTGGGCAGAAAAAGTCGGCTAGCGAAAATCGTCACGAGAAAAATTCGCGTGCCGCTCTGCGTGAGCTTGAGGAATTTTTGCGCCCAGAATTGATTGGCAGATTTGATAACGTGATTACATTTAAGCCGTTGTCTCGCTCGGTCGTACGAAAGATTTTTGACAATCTCACGTCTGACTTGATCAAAGCTGTTGGTCAACATGGAATGACGCTTGATATTACTTCTTCGGCGAAGCGTTGGTTGATCGATCGGGGATTTGACGAGCAACGCGGCGTGCGAGTTTTAAGACGAACAATTCAGTCGGAGCTGGCGGATCCGCTGAGTGATGTTTTATTGTCCAATAAAGCAAAACCTGGCGACACGCTGGAGGCTAAAATTGATAATGATAAGGTGGTGATTAATGTCAATCGTGCGTAG
- a CDS encoding transglycosylase domain-containing protein — translation MKKKTTISTAGHGSSDKKSPSKRMNLYANLAQKHKTKKDKDARERAEYLATLPKHPVKRFFYRLHPKRLAKYWFSKRGGLMALKILGVSILLMLLLIGGMFAYFRKDLDKIRPGELAKRVQTTVTKYYDRNDNLLWEDKGTGNYQLVVESDQISDYLKKATVAIEDRNFYNHHGISISGMLRAMLSTASRRQVQGGSTLTQQLVKQVFFADEAGDRSISGIPRKIKEIILAIEVERMYSKDQILSLYLNESPYGGRRNGAESAAQTYFGKHAKDLTLAEAALIAGIPQNPTYYNPYNTAGNKALIARQHTVLDYMAEQGVITKDEAEKAKKIDILSTLKPQTEHLENIKAPHFLLMVRNQLSKELGESVVGRGGLTIKTTLDWRIQEKLENEMKSFFATGRPDSVRISNGAATVEDVQTGQIVALVGSRDFNYTGFGQDNAAVSYIQPGSTIKSLVFAQLFDKHDSKQAYGSGTVLADENIDKLYGATLRNWDNKFMGAINIRRALALSRNVPAIKAAYIVGDGSAKPVVEGIRRMGDPNYCRQEENAGGYGLGAAIGACGTKQTELVNAYSTLARMGVQKDISSVIEVKNSQGETLKKWKDEGKQVIDSQSAYIVNDILSDRTPGLHGWMGVNGVRTSAKTGTSDKGSQPKDLWIVNYSPALVMGMWLGNSDTSVIGTSASNYGMPVIRSVMEFAHTQVYAKEGKWKSGQWYERPSGIQTVNGELYPSWWNKRQSQSTEKITFDKVSKKKATNCTPDGAKEEIEVTKIIDPLTKKESITVPSGYDANAEDDVHKCDDTKPQIGAISYTNSGKKYTISVDVTAGTWGLSAIEITVDGKSIKSSEITSSGKQTATVELDTTGAHTVSVTVRDSAYYTATSTGSIQVH, via the coding sequence GTGAAGAAAAAGACTACGATAAGCACCGCCGGACACGGCTCAAGCGATAAGAAATCTCCGTCGAAACGGATGAACTTATATGCCAATTTGGCGCAGAAACATAAGACTAAAAAAGATAAAGACGCGCGTGAACGAGCGGAATATTTGGCGACTTTGCCGAAACATCCCGTAAAGCGATTCTTTTATCGGTTACATCCGAAGCGACTAGCGAAATATTGGTTCTCCAAGCGCGGCGGACTGATGGCGCTGAAAATTCTTGGCGTCAGTATTTTGTTGATGTTGCTACTTATCGGCGGAATGTTCGCCTATTTCCGTAAAGACCTAGATAAAATTCGCCCTGGCGAGCTTGCTAAGCGCGTTCAAACGACTGTCACTAAATATTACGATCGCAATGACAATTTGCTTTGGGAGGATAAAGGTACAGGCAATTATCAATTGGTTGTCGAGTCTGACCAGATTAGCGACTATTTGAAAAAAGCCACTGTCGCAATTGAGGACCGAAACTTCTATAATCACCACGGCATCAGTATTAGCGGTATGTTGCGCGCAATGCTCTCGACTGCTTCACGACGCCAAGTTCAGGGCGGATCGACTCTGACGCAGCAGCTAGTCAAGCAAGTTTTCTTCGCAGATGAGGCTGGCGACCGATCAATTAGCGGTATTCCTCGAAAGATCAAGGAAATCATCCTCGCAATTGAAGTCGAGCGCATGTATAGCAAGGATCAAATCCTGTCGTTATACCTGAATGAATCTCCGTACGGCGGTCGTCGTAACGGTGCAGAGTCTGCCGCTCAAACATACTTTGGCAAGCACGCCAAGGATCTGACACTGGCAGAAGCGGCGCTAATTGCTGGTATTCCACAGAATCCGACTTACTACAATCCATATAACACCGCTGGAAATAAGGCTTTAATTGCCCGACAACATACAGTTCTGGATTACATGGCCGAGCAAGGCGTTATTACCAAGGATGAGGCTGAAAAAGCTAAAAAGATTGACATTTTAAGCACACTTAAGCCGCAGACTGAACACTTGGAGAATATTAAGGCTCCTCACTTCCTGTTGATGGTTCGCAATCAGTTGAGTAAAGAGCTTGGCGAATCAGTCGTTGGACGCGGTGGATTGACGATTAAAACCACCCTCGACTGGCGAATTCAGGAGAAACTTGAAAATGAAATGAAATCGTTCTTTGCAACAGGTCGACCAGATTCTGTGCGAATTAGTAACGGCGCCGCAACGGTCGAAGACGTTCAGACTGGACAAATCGTAGCACTTGTTGGTAGTCGCGACTTTAATTACACTGGCTTCGGTCAGGACAACGCCGCAGTTTCCTATATCCAGCCAGGCTCCACGATTAAGTCGCTTGTCTTTGCCCAATTGTTCGACAAACACGACAGTAAGCAAGCATACGGTAGCGGCACCGTCTTAGCTGATGAGAACATTGATAAACTGTACGGCGCAACTCTAAGAAACTGGGACAATAAGTTTATGGGCGCTATCAATATCCGAAGAGCGCTAGCTCTATCCCGAAACGTCCCAGCCATTAAAGCCGCTTACATCGTTGGCGACGGATCCGCTAAGCCTGTCGTCGAGGGAATCCGCAGGATGGGCGATCCTAACTATTGCCGTCAGGAAGAAAATGCCGGTGGTTACGGACTCGGTGCAGCAATTGGTGCATGTGGAACCAAACAAACAGAATTGGTGAACGCTTACTCAACATTGGCGCGAATGGGAGTCCAAAAAGATATTTCAAGTGTTATCGAGGTAAAGAACAGCCAAGGTGAAACTCTGAAAAAATGGAAAGATGAAGGCAAGCAAGTTATCGACTCGCAATCAGCATACATTGTGAACGACATCTTGTCCGACCGAACCCCTGGACTTCACGGCTGGATGGGTGTCAATGGCGTTCGAACCTCTGCAAAGACTGGTACATCCGACAAGGGTTCACAGCCAAAAGACCTTTGGATTGTTAATTACAGCCCAGCTCTAGTTATGGGAATGTGGCTCGGAAACTCCGACACCAGCGTGATTGGTACATCAGCTTCCAACTACGGCATGCCAGTAATTAGAAGCGTTATGGAATTTGCCCACACCCAAGTTTACGCCAAGGAAGGCAAATGGAAGTCAGGTCAATGGTATGAGCGACCAAGCGGAATTCAGACTGTCAACGGTGAACTCTACCCGTCATGGTGGAATAAGAGACAAAGTCAATCTACAGAGAAAATCACCTTCGATAAAGTTTCTAAGAAAAAGGCCACGAATTGTACTCCAGACGGCGCAAAGGAAGAAATTGAAGTGACAAAGATTATCGATCCTTTGACTAAGAAAGAATCAATTACCGTTCCTTCAGGCTACGACGCAAACGCAGAAGATGACGTTCACAAGTGCGACGACACTAAACCGCAAATTGGAGCAATATCATATACCAATAGCGGTAAGAAATATACGATAAGCGTTGATGTTACAGCAGGAACTTGGGGCTTATCGGCAATCGAAATTACCGTGGATGGAAAGAGTATTAAGAGTTCAGAAATTACTTCAAGCGGCAAGCAGACCGCCACAGTAGAGCTTGATACGACAGGAGCGCACACGGTTTCTGTAACCGTAAGAGACTCTGCATATTACACCGCCACTTCAACTGGCAGCATTCAAGTTCACTAA